From Amphiprion ocellaris isolate individual 3 ecotype Okinawa chromosome 10, ASM2253959v1, whole genome shotgun sequence, one genomic window encodes:
- the gorasp1a gene encoding Golgi reassembly-stacking protein 1a, translating into MGLSQSSEASEGGTYGYHVHGVQPNSPAENAGLQPFFDFILSLDYKRLNEENDLLKEILKANMEKVVKMEVYSTKTTSVRELEVVPSNMWGGQGLLGASVRFCSYQGANENVWHVLDVEPSSPAALAGLQPHCDYIVGADQVLQDSEDFFSLIEAHEGKPLKLLVYNTQTDVCREVVVTPNGAWGGEGSLGCGIGYGYLHRIPANPEVSTVKPPSPVPEEKPSPPELPTHGYTETPLMAASSQSEDLLDLEQVTLEEAALPPPIRRVMDPGFSDSEVAAMSPDPADLVDRLELSMSSIDMTNTSLAMHEEKDSEISGVEELEDSVLLSSSAENQTEPQEPSSLAVMDHTLASTETLFDSGVAPAEPSDLITESSDLHRFHLEPSNSQSPPPGDTSLPVESLDPPAELSEPAEDLRCPSPVDLIPHPTSATDESTAQDSPSQVVEEAQGSVEESAEPLDESVAHQCDHEHDEDEPEEEPDKSHFE; encoded by the exons ATGGGTTTATCTCAGAGCTCAGAAGCATCCGAGGGAGGGACGTATGGGTATCATGTTCACGGG GTGCAGCCAAATTCCCCTGCAGAAAATGCTGGACTGCAGCCCTTCTTTGACTTCATTCTGTCTCTTGACTACAAAAGACTC AATGAGGAAAATGACCTGTTGAAGGAGATCCTGAAAGCCAACATGGAGAAAGTGGTGAAGATGGAAGTGTACAGCACTAAGACCACATCAGTTCGTGAGCTGGAGGTGGTGCCCAGCAACATGTGGGGAGGTCAGGGTCTGCTGGGGGCCAGTGTTCGCTTCTGCAGCTACCAAGGAGCCAATGAGAACGTTTGGCACGTCCTG GATGTGGAACCCAGTTCACCTGCTGCTTTGGCAGGGCTTCAGCCTCATTGTGACTACATTGTTGGAGCAGACCAGGTGCTGCAAGAT TCTGAAGACTTCTTCTCGCTGATTGAAGCTCATGAAGGGAAACCCCTAAAGCTGCTGGTgtacaacacacaaacagatgtgTGCAGGGAGGTGGTGGTGACACCCAACGGAGCGTGGGGGGGAGAGGGCAG TTTGGGTTGCGGCATTGGTTACGGCTACCTGCACCGAATCCCTGCAAATCCTGAAGTATCGACAGTGAAGCCTCCCAGCCCAGTTCCTGAGGAGAAACCCTCTCCTCCAGAGCTGCCTACACATGGATACACAGAG ACACCTCTGATGGCAGCTTCAagccaaagtgaagatttgttGGACCTGGAGCAGGTCACCCTCGAGGAGGCCGCTCTACCTCCACCCATCCGGAGAGTCATGGACCCCG ggtTTTCTGATTCTGAAGTAGCAGCGATGAGCCCTGATCCTGCAGATTTGGTGGACAGGCTGGAACTGTCCATGTCTTCCATCGACATGACCAACACTTCACTGGCCATGCATGAGGAGAAGGACAGTGAAATATCTGGTGTTG aggagctggaggacagcGTTCTGCTCTCATCATCAGCTGAGAACCAGACTGAGCCACAAGAGCCGAGCTCCCTGGCAGTCATGGACCACACTCTGGCTTCCACTGAGACTCTGTTTGATTCAGGTGTCGCACCAGCTGAACCATCTGACCTGATCACTGAGTCCTCAGACCTACACAGATTCCACCTTGAACCCAGCAATAGCCAAAGTCCACCTCCGGGTGACACGTCTCTTCCTGTAGAGTCTCTCGACCCTCCAGCTGAGCTTTCTGAGCCAGCAGAAGACCTTCGCTGCCCATCTCCTGTTGATCTCATCCCACATCCAACCTCAGCTACCGATGAGTCAACCGCACAAGATTCTCCTTCTCAAGTTGTCGAGGAAGCTCAGGGTTCAGTGGAGGAATCTGCAGAGCCTCTAGATGAGTCTGTTGCTCACCAGTGTGACCACGAGCACGATGAGGATGAGCCAGAGGAGGAACCAGACAAATCCCATTTTGAGTAA
- the LOC129349778 gene encoding WD repeat-containing protein 48 isoform X2, with amino-acid sequence MATHHRQNAAGRRKVQVSYVIRDEVEKYNRNGVNALQLDPALNRLFTAGRDSIIRIWSVYQHKDPYIASMEHHTDWVNDIVLCCNGKTLISASSDTTVKVWNAHKGFCMSTLRTHKDYVKALAYAKDKELVASAGLDRQIFLWDVNTLTALTASNNTVTTSSLSGNKDSIYSLAMNQMGTVIVSGSTEKVLRVWDPRTCAKLMKLKGHTDNVKSLLLNRDGTQCLSGSSDGTIRLWSLGQQRCIATYRVHDEGVWALQVNEAFTHVYSGGRDKKIYCTDLRNPDIRVLICEEKAPVLKMELDRSADPPPAIWVSTTKSSVNKWSLKGMHNFRSSGEYDNDCSTPLTPLCTQPEQVIKGGASIIQCHILNDKRHILTKDTNNNVAFWDVLKACKGEDLGKVEFDEEIKKRFKMVYVPNWFSVDLKTGMLTITLDESDCFAAWVSAKDAGFSSSDGSDPKLNLGGLLLQALLEFWPRTRINPMDEEENEVNHVNGEQENRVQKGNGYFQVPPHTPVIFGEAGGRTLFRLLCRDSGGETESMLLNETVPQWVIDITVDKNMPKFNKIPFYLQPHSSSGAKTLKKDRLSASDMLQVRKVMEHVYEKIINLDNESQTTSSSANDKPGEQEKEEDMAMLAEEKIELMCQDQVLDPNMDLRTVKHFIWKSGGDLTLHYRQKST; translated from the exons ATGGCCACGCATCACAGGCAAAATGCTGCTGGGCGGAGGAAAGTACAG GTGTCTTATGTCATTAGAGACGAGGTGGAGAAGTACAATCGGAACGGGGTGAACGCTCTCCAGCTCGATCCTGCGCTCAACCGGCTCTTCACTGCTGGGAGGGACTCCATCATCCGGATATGGAGCGTCTACCAGCACAAA GACCCATACATCGCATCTATGGAGCATCATACAGACTGGGTTAATGACATAGTCCTCTGTTGCAATGGAAAAACAT TGATATCTGCCTCATCAGATACAACAGTCAAAGTATGGAACGCGCATAAAGGGTTTTGTATGTCGACGTTACGAACTCACAAGGACTACGTGAAAGCGTTGGCCTATGCTAAGGACAAGGAACTAGTGGCGTCTGCAGGTCTGGACCGGCAGATCTTTCTTTGGGATGTAAACACACTAACAGCACTCACTGCTTCCAACAACACTGTCACCA CCTCATCTCTCAGTGGGAACAAGGACTCGATCTACAGTCTGGCTATGAACCAGATGGGCACAGTCATTGTATCTGGATCCACagaaaag GTCCTCAGAGTGTGGGATCCTCGAACATGTGCAAAGCTGATGAAGCTAAAAGGCCACACAGACAATGTCAAGTCATTGCTGCTGAACCGAGACGGCACTCAG TGTCTGTCGGGCAGCTCAGACGGGACCATCCGCCTTTGGTCACTCGGCCAGCAGAGGTGTATCGCCACCTACCGGGTGCACGACGAAGGCGTTTGGGCCCTGCAGGTCAATGAGGCCTTCACGCACGTATATTCTGGAGGCAGAGACAAAAAGATCTACTGCACTGACCTGCGTAACCCAGACATCCGTGTGCTCATTTGTGAGGAAAAGGCCCCGGTGCTCAAA ATGGAACTGGACAGATCTGCTGACCCACCTCCAGCAATCTGGGTCTCCACCACCAAGTCATCCGTTAATAAATGG tctcTAAAGGGAATGCACAACTTCAGGTCATCAGGGGAGTATGACAATGACTGCAGTACCCCTCTGACACCACTGTGTACTCAGCCAGAACAAGTCATCAAGG GAGGTGCCAGTATTATACAGTGCCACATTCTGAATGACAAGAGACACATACTCACCAAAGATACCAACAACAATGTGGCGTTCTGGGATGTCCTAAAG gCTTGCAAGGGAGAAGACTTGGGGAAAGTGGAATTTGATGAAGAGATTAAAAAGCGCTTCAAGATGGTCTATGTGCCAAATTGGTTCTCTGTAGATCTGAAAACTGGG aTGCTCACAATCACTCTGGATGAGAGCGACTGCTTCGCTGCCTGGGTCTCTGCAAAGGATGCAGGGTTTTCAAGTTCTGATGGATCTGACCCAAAGT TGAACCTGGGTGGACTGTTGCTCCAGGCTCTGCTGGAGTTTTGGCCCAGAACTCGCATCAACCCCATGGATGAGGAGGAGAACGAGGTGAACCACG TGAACGGAGAGCAGGAGAACAGGGTCCAGAAAGGAAATGGATATTTCCAGGTGCCACCACACACGCCAGTCATCTTTGGTGAAGCAGGAGGCAGAACTCTTTTTAG gttgctatgtagagaTTCAGGTGGAGAGACTGAATCCATGCTGCTGAATGAGACAGTCCCTCAGTGGGTTATTGATATAACTGTAGAT AAAAATATGCCCAAGTTCAACAAAATCCCATTCTACCTCCAGCCTCATTCTTCCTCTGgtgcaaaaactctaaaaaa GGATCGTTTGTCTGCCAGCGACATGCTCCAGGTCAGGAAGGTGATGGAGCACGTCTACGAGAAGATCATCAACCTGGACAACGAGTCGCAGACCACCAGCTCCTCAGCAAACGACAAACCTGGAgagcaggagaaggaggaggacatgGCTATGCTGGCTGAAGAGAAGATTGAGTTAATGTGTCAAGACCAG GTTCTAGATCCCAACATGGACCTGCGAACAGTTAAACATTTTATCTGGAAGAGCGGAGGGGACTTGACGCTTCACTATAGGCAGAAGTCCACGTGA
- the LOC129349778 gene encoding WD repeat-containing protein 48 isoform X1, with product MATHHRQNAAGRRKVQVSYVIRDEVEKYNRNGVNALQLDPALNRLFTAGRDSIIRIWSVYQHKQDPYIASMEHHTDWVNDIVLCCNGKTLISASSDTTVKVWNAHKGFCMSTLRTHKDYVKALAYAKDKELVASAGLDRQIFLWDVNTLTALTASNNTVTTSSLSGNKDSIYSLAMNQMGTVIVSGSTEKVLRVWDPRTCAKLMKLKGHTDNVKSLLLNRDGTQCLSGSSDGTIRLWSLGQQRCIATYRVHDEGVWALQVNEAFTHVYSGGRDKKIYCTDLRNPDIRVLICEEKAPVLKMELDRSADPPPAIWVSTTKSSVNKWSLKGMHNFRSSGEYDNDCSTPLTPLCTQPEQVIKGGASIIQCHILNDKRHILTKDTNNNVAFWDVLKACKGEDLGKVEFDEEIKKRFKMVYVPNWFSVDLKTGMLTITLDESDCFAAWVSAKDAGFSSSDGSDPKLNLGGLLLQALLEFWPRTRINPMDEEENEVNHVNGEQENRVQKGNGYFQVPPHTPVIFGEAGGRTLFRLLCRDSGGETESMLLNETVPQWVIDITVDKNMPKFNKIPFYLQPHSSSGAKTLKKDRLSASDMLQVRKVMEHVYEKIINLDNESQTTSSSANDKPGEQEKEEDMAMLAEEKIELMCQDQVLDPNMDLRTVKHFIWKSGGDLTLHYRQKST from the exons ATGGCCACGCATCACAGGCAAAATGCTGCTGGGCGGAGGAAAGTACAG GTGTCTTATGTCATTAGAGACGAGGTGGAGAAGTACAATCGGAACGGGGTGAACGCTCTCCAGCTCGATCCTGCGCTCAACCGGCTCTTCACTGCTGGGAGGGACTCCATCATCCGGATATGGAGCGTCTACCAGCACAAA CAGGACCCATACATCGCATCTATGGAGCATCATACAGACTGGGTTAATGACATAGTCCTCTGTTGCAATGGAAAAACAT TGATATCTGCCTCATCAGATACAACAGTCAAAGTATGGAACGCGCATAAAGGGTTTTGTATGTCGACGTTACGAACTCACAAGGACTACGTGAAAGCGTTGGCCTATGCTAAGGACAAGGAACTAGTGGCGTCTGCAGGTCTGGACCGGCAGATCTTTCTTTGGGATGTAAACACACTAACAGCACTCACTGCTTCCAACAACACTGTCACCA CCTCATCTCTCAGTGGGAACAAGGACTCGATCTACAGTCTGGCTATGAACCAGATGGGCACAGTCATTGTATCTGGATCCACagaaaag GTCCTCAGAGTGTGGGATCCTCGAACATGTGCAAAGCTGATGAAGCTAAAAGGCCACACAGACAATGTCAAGTCATTGCTGCTGAACCGAGACGGCACTCAG TGTCTGTCGGGCAGCTCAGACGGGACCATCCGCCTTTGGTCACTCGGCCAGCAGAGGTGTATCGCCACCTACCGGGTGCACGACGAAGGCGTTTGGGCCCTGCAGGTCAATGAGGCCTTCACGCACGTATATTCTGGAGGCAGAGACAAAAAGATCTACTGCACTGACCTGCGTAACCCAGACATCCGTGTGCTCATTTGTGAGGAAAAGGCCCCGGTGCTCAAA ATGGAACTGGACAGATCTGCTGACCCACCTCCAGCAATCTGGGTCTCCACCACCAAGTCATCCGTTAATAAATGG tctcTAAAGGGAATGCACAACTTCAGGTCATCAGGGGAGTATGACAATGACTGCAGTACCCCTCTGACACCACTGTGTACTCAGCCAGAACAAGTCATCAAGG GAGGTGCCAGTATTATACAGTGCCACATTCTGAATGACAAGAGACACATACTCACCAAAGATACCAACAACAATGTGGCGTTCTGGGATGTCCTAAAG gCTTGCAAGGGAGAAGACTTGGGGAAAGTGGAATTTGATGAAGAGATTAAAAAGCGCTTCAAGATGGTCTATGTGCCAAATTGGTTCTCTGTAGATCTGAAAACTGGG aTGCTCACAATCACTCTGGATGAGAGCGACTGCTTCGCTGCCTGGGTCTCTGCAAAGGATGCAGGGTTTTCAAGTTCTGATGGATCTGACCCAAAGT TGAACCTGGGTGGACTGTTGCTCCAGGCTCTGCTGGAGTTTTGGCCCAGAACTCGCATCAACCCCATGGATGAGGAGGAGAACGAGGTGAACCACG TGAACGGAGAGCAGGAGAACAGGGTCCAGAAAGGAAATGGATATTTCCAGGTGCCACCACACACGCCAGTCATCTTTGGTGAAGCAGGAGGCAGAACTCTTTTTAG gttgctatgtagagaTTCAGGTGGAGAGACTGAATCCATGCTGCTGAATGAGACAGTCCCTCAGTGGGTTATTGATATAACTGTAGAT AAAAATATGCCCAAGTTCAACAAAATCCCATTCTACCTCCAGCCTCATTCTTCCTCTGgtgcaaaaactctaaaaaa GGATCGTTTGTCTGCCAGCGACATGCTCCAGGTCAGGAAGGTGATGGAGCACGTCTACGAGAAGATCATCAACCTGGACAACGAGTCGCAGACCACCAGCTCCTCAGCAAACGACAAACCTGGAgagcaggagaaggaggaggacatgGCTATGCTGGCTGAAGAGAAGATTGAGTTAATGTGTCAAGACCAG GTTCTAGATCCCAACATGGACCTGCGAACAGTTAAACATTTTATCTGGAAGAGCGGAGGGGACTTGACGCTTCACTATAGGCAGAAGTCCACGTGA